TAGggtttgtttctttttttgaaTAATATTAGAGGTACTTTTACTTCAACAATGACTTAAAAGTCCTCATTTCTTAGCATTGGCACTGTAGAAAACTCTGCAGATCCTTTATGCATTTATGAACTTGAACTTGATTTTTGTTTTGttggtcatttttttttttaattcatagaTAATATTTGTCGTAGGGGCCTGGGTTGATGTTGCTTTTTTCTACCTAAACCCATCAATGCTTGAAGAAATTTCTGTTTTAACTCCAACTTTTGTAAACATGGTGTTGCAGCTGTAGCATTTAAACTGAGACTGAGTTATTCTTTTTGAGCTGTTTTTTTTGCTTCTAATACTTCTATTTTCTTAAACACGACCTTGCctgtcttttttttcttcttcttccagCAATCCCCCCTTGCGACTTAAAAATATCAATGGTTGTAAGGTAAAACAAGATGTAAATAACCTGATTGATGATTGACATTAGGAAACTTTTATTTtctgtatataatatgaatagaCAGCTTTAGCATGTTGACATCGAGGAGTGCAGCTCTTCTACACGGAGGTGTTTAGTGACAGTACATTAAAAATATAAAGGTTTCCCTTTTGTTCTCTAATTTACTTCTTACCACTGACATGAATACTGGTATAAGGAGAGCAACTGAAGCGTTTTAATTCTTTGCCAGATCTTACAGGAGGAAAATAAGGCTCAGATGGAGAATCTCTACTCTTAATTCAACATTGACAATAAAAATCCTTGCTATGTTGAATGAGAAGCGTTCAGCCTCTTTATTCACTTGGTAATCAGAAGGTATGTTTAGTTTTTTACTTTTCTCGTTTCTAACTTGAGATGAAGCAATCTACTTTCAGGCATCTTGTCTCCTGTGAGTCTTACTATATTAAATTTGAACTTAGAGTTGATTGAGTTTGCGAATGTATGACTATAAAAAGGGATGTGGTAGTTATACTAGTTATAGTCTTAGATGTTAGAAAGACTCTTTACTTTCTAGTAACTGTTTGTTGCTTAAATAGGCGATCAGTTTTCTTGGATTTTCTGCAGAGAAAAGTGGAATCAGTTTGTTGGCTCTCCTTATGTTTCAAGTAATCGTGTGGCTCGCCTAGCCAAGAGAAAATGTTAAAGAGTGCAACCTACAAAATTGTTTGACTTCGTCGAATGATAttgacaaaagaaaaaaagaagaagcttttACTCCCTTGTCAGGGCCATGCTTGCAGCGTGGATCACCCTATTATTCTTTAGATTACTAAACTCACACTGCATTTTTGGTCTGGCTTGCTCAACTATAGTGGTCAGTGTTACTTAACAATATAATAAattatcaaaatatttttaacaaaAAGGTCCAAAATGTAGTTTTGTGAATCCTAGAACTTTTGTTTAACAGGTATAGTAGTTGTCATATGTAGTACTAATACCATTTGCTTTTGCTCTCTTGTGGAATCTTGATATTTAATTTCTTGATTTGTGGCCTAATGCTGAAACAATCCACAGAATGATGTCTAAGCCGGGGAAAGTAACATCATATATGTTACTCCTCAAGTTAGTATTTCGTCTTCATTATGTGCTTCATCAGATTTATGTGCTGGAGTTTGGCATTGTACGAATTCTGTATTCAATATTTTTCACTTGTTTTGACCACAATATAGTTGAGAATTGAGATGTATGTTAAAAATGTCTTTTCCTCTCGGGCATCTTTGCTTCCCTGCAACTTGCTGCCTGTCCTCTTTCCAACTTCTGCATGATGATATCAAAATAGTGGCATCAGAATCCAGGTTCTTGCTTGCTTAGCAGTTACAGCACATGTAATGGGCAAACCTATGGATATACTGTGCTACACATACAGATTCAGTCTTGCTCAGGTGGGTCTCCTGTTAAATTGAAAGGCatttccaagttccaacaaattccTGTaaatgcgcaggggaagagcgactggacctgacgagattccggGGGAATTCTAGAAGAGCGCGGgtccggcaggtttggagtggctgactaggctgtttaatgtcatctttaagacggcattgatgcccgaagaatggagggcgagtgtaatgatccctctatacaagaataagggagatatccagagttgcaacaattatagaggtatcaagctgctaagccatactatgaaagtgtgggaaagggtggtggagatgagggtgaggagaggtgtgtctatttcagaaaactagttcggattcatgccgggacgttcaactacagaagccatccatcttatgagaaggttggtggagcagtataaggagaggaagagggacttacacatggtattcatcgacctagaaaaggcttatgataaagttccaagacagatcctatggaaatgcttggaggctaaaagtgtacctgtggcgtacattagggtgatcaaggacatgtatgagggagccaaaaccagggtgaggacagtaggaggagactcagagcactttctagttgtgatggggttgcatcaaggatcagctcttagtccgtttttatttgccttggtgatggatggattgacacggcaaattcaaggtgaggtgccatggtgtatgcttttcgcagacgacatagtcctgattgacgagactcgtagcggagttaacgctaagctggagtgttggagacatactctggagtctaaagggtttaagctgagtaggaccaagacagagtacttggagtgtaagttcagtgaagcacctcaggaggctgacttggaagtaaggcttggtacccaggccatctagaagaaaagtagtttcaagtaccttgggtctattgtgcaaggcagcggggagattgacgataatgtcacacatcgtattggggcagggtggatgaagtggaggcttgcttccggagtgttatgtgacaagaaggtgccaccaaaacttaagggcaagttttacaaagtggtggttagaccgactatgctgtatggggcggagtgttggccagttaagatctctcacgttcaaaagatgaaagtggccgagatgagaatgttgagatggatgtgtggccacaccaggagtgacaggattaggaatgaggatattcgggataaggtaggggtggcctcggtggaagacaagatgcgagaagcgagattgagatggtttgggcatgtgaagaggagagacacagatgccccagtgcggaggtgtgagaggttggccatggatggtttcagacgaggtaggggtaggccgaagaagtattggggagaggtaattagacacgatatggcgcaactacagcttaccgaggacatgaccttagataagagggtttggaggacccaaattagggtagaaggctagtagatagtctcgttatccgttcttattagtagtcgcattattgcaatataatttcttgtgctccgatttctgttattatctgttatttcctgtgctttgattatcctgtgttatctgctccgatttctgctattatctgttatttcctgtgctgattatcctgtgttatctgtgtcgcttgcattatttcatttccatatcgctttgaatctcttatccgaatctcttaaccttatctgacttctttttatgcttttattgagccgagggtctttcggaaacagccgtcctaccttggtaggagtaaggtctgcgtacactctaccctccccagaccccacgatgtgggatttcactgggttgttgttgttgtaaccctTGATGCTCTATATAAACTCCACTAAATGCAGTTAGGAATAGAAAATTTAATCTAAACTTCCCAAATGCTTATGCCCGTTAAACATTTCCTTGAGCTTATAATATTTCCCAAACTGGAAACCAATCTGCTGGCTGAGTATGAAATCTTCTTTTAGTTATTTAAGTACAAAATACTAGTACAAAATAAACCAAGAGATACATGCCAAAACTTGAAGGGTTTGAACTCTTAACCTCACCTGTAACTGCAACTTCATGAACATACTAATAGCAAGAATAAAAAGATTCATTCTCGTCAAAATCTTAAATAGATAAGAAGATGGTTAGGCCAAAGACAATAAATTCCATTCTAATTTTAACATGTATACATCTTTACTAGGGAAAACAGGAAAGAAAGAGTGGAACATCACTCTTGGGTCGTCCCTTGTTGCATCTGTTAATTCTCCAGCATGGCGATCACCTTCCGGTGACTTTGCCTTTGGCTTTCACATAGAGGGCCAAAAACTTTACTTGCTTGGTATCGGTTCGACAAAATACCAAAACATTGGCTTGGTATGCAAATGGAGATGAGATAGCCCTAGAAGGATCTAAACTCGAGCTTAAAACAGATGGTCGGCTCATTCTCGAGTATCCAGATGCTCAAGTCCTCGGAATCTAAGCCcctgtttggccataagaattattcactttattccggaaattttttcacttttttccggaatcaacATTTGGTcatgagaattccgaatacaagatgaagttgtattccggaataccaaaaactttcaattttttttcacttttttacaactgcatttcaccaaaaactacaatttcaaaaactatggctaaacacaactccaactccaactccaaaattccatctatggacaaacggggcctaagtGTTAACACAGGCGTTTCTTATGCTTCACTGTTGGATACAGGGAATTTTATCCTGCTAGCAGCGATTCCAGCATTCAATGGAAAAGCTTTGACCTGCCTTCTGATAATCTTGCCTACACAAATAATAGACACTGAAAAGTCACTGGCTTCTAGGAAAGCAGAGAATAACTTCTCCAGGGGGCACTTTGAGCTTCGTTTGATACGTGATGGCGATCTTGTTCTGAACACCATTGCTCTGCCAAAGCGAAATGCATACGAGGCATACTTTTGGAGCAACACGGTTGATACAAAATCTCCAAATGTGACGAGAAACAGGCTAATCTTTAGTGAGTCAGGTTACCTTAATGTTATTATGACCAACCGGAGGATTGTGAATTTAACTTCTGGAACTATTGTTCCAGCAAGAGACTACTATTACAGGGCTATTCTTGGATATGATGGTGTGTTCGCCCAATATGCTCATCCCAAAGCTCCACGAAATGGAAAGAACCAGATGATATCTGCTCAGCCATTCAGGGTCAATTTGGTCTAGGAACTTGTGGTTTCAATAGCTATTGCATGCTTGACTCAAATGGGAGGCCTAATTGTAAGCGTCTTCCTGGATTTAGCTTTTCTGATCCAAGCAATGAGTTCAAGGGTTGTGAACGTGATCCAATCCAAAGATTTAACCTGGATAATACTAATCTGCAGGAtctgtatgatatgtatactTTAGATAACATATTTTGGCTTAATTCTTCAAACTATGAGGAGCTGCAGTTCTTTAACCCAGATGAATGCCAAAACTCTTGTTTGTTTGATTCTAATTGTGTGGTTGCAGTAGAAAAGTCAGGAACCTGTTATAAAAAGAAGTTGCCAGTTTCTAACGGAAGGAGGGAACAAGTTAACAGCAAGGCCTTTGTTAAATTGCTGATATCTAGTATCCCAACCGGTGATTTCCCATACTCAACATCAGATAGGGGACATAGGAAGAAAGATAAGTCTACATTTTCAATCTTGGGATCAGTTCTCCTTGGCACCTTTGCCTTTATTAATGTTGCTCTTTTGTGTCCCTCATTGCTTTATATGTTTACCATAGAAGACCAAAATTTGTTGATTCATCAAGCATCCCGGAGACAAATTTGAGAAATTTCACtttccaagagcttaaggtaGCAACAGACAGTTTCAAGCTAGAACTTGGAAGGGGTGATTTCGGCACAGTTTATAAAGGAGAGTTTTCGTCTTCAAACTCAAGAACTATTATAGCAGTCAAGAAACTAGACTGGCTAGCAAATGATGGTGAGAATGAATTCAAAACTGAAGCCAGTGTAATAGCCAGGACTCATCACAAGAATTTCGTGAGATTGGCTTTTAGTCTATGAGTTTGAGTCATGGCTCCTTGGCGAACTTCGTTTTCGGTCAGTCAAAGCAAGAATGGGAGAAAAGAATCAGAATTGCATACGGGATTGCAAGAGGGATCTTGTATTTGCACGAGGAGTGCGACACACAGATTATCCATTGTGATATAAAGCCTCAAAACATCCTGCTGGATGATTCATTTGAAGCAAGGATTTCTCATTTTGGATTGGCAGAAATTTTGATGAAGGATCAAACTCGGAGTCTAACGGGGATTAGAGGGATCCAAGGCTATGTTGCACCAGAGTGGTCCAGGAACACAGGAGTGACTGCCAAAGTGGATGTTTATAGCTTCGGCATTGTTTTATTAGAAACTATTTGTTGCAGGAAGTATATGGACACTCATACTACTAATCGAGTGGGTATATGATTGTTTCCACTCGAGAATGCTACATAAGCTAGTACAAGATGATGAAGAGGCACTAAGTGACAAGGAGTTAGAGAAACTAGTAAAAGTGGCAATTTGGTGCATTCAAGAGGATCCGAATATCAGGCCCACCATGAGAAGGGTAGTACATATGTTGGAAGGAGTAGTTCAAGTTTCTATGTCTCCACTTCCTTCTTATACCAGTTCAATTTTCTAATTGAAACTTATAACTTAATAAAATTGTAATAGCAATCCCCTTTAGTATTCTTGTAGCTTTAGTATGCTTCCTGTTGTTTCATTAATTGAAGTAGCCAATAAATTGTTTCATATGTATTCAGCAGCCACTGCATACTGTTTGGTTAGTTTGATAGAACTTAAAGTGGAAGTGGTATGAAAATCATCTGTTTCGGAATGACCTTTTCTTTGAGGTCTTGAATAAGATAGTTTAAATTGTGCTAAGCTTGTTCGGGCACACTTTTTTAGTATGTGTAGCAGGCTTATTCTCTTTCCAGTTTAGTGCGTTGCTGCTGCATATTTCTTTTTCCCTTAAACATCTATGCACATAGTAACATTGGAAAGAAGAAAGCCGGGGCTGATATTTTAGTGGCAAGTTGCCTACAAGTTGCTTGCTACTGCTATTTAAAGGtgttaaccggttccaaccggaaccggaaccggttagttaaccggccggttccggtttaccggttttaaactcCAAACTGGACCGAGTGCTTaaaatcttttttgtttttgttttttgtattatatatatatatatatatatatatatatatatatatatatatattatagtatttatttgtatattgtaggtatatttacatatgttatacaactttataattaaagtttaaatatttattgACTAACAgtctaacagcaagtcagcaatacagaatagtgtttttcgtatatatatatatgtataacttacatatacttatatatatatatacttatatactatatatacttatatatatgtataacttaatatatatactatatatatgtataacttaatatatatactatatatacttaatatatatactatatatatttatacataatatatactatatatacttatatatgtgtataacttaatatatatactatatatacttatatatatgtactgtatactatatatacttacttatatactatatatactattttttctatatatactatatatacttatatatgtttaagtatactatataacttaatatacttataagtatattcttagtatattttaggtatattcctaacttaataaaagtaaaaatatgaacacaagtaaatagaagaaagctcaatgagccatatattttattcattcttggataacatttatttgcaagttgtatttttttttaatttgcaaataatacatgagttgtacaaaaatagtagaataataaaatcaccaattttgaaccatttcgttaattttccccacatcatattcggtcatggaaatatcttcaaagtcttccatttggtccggtccactagctatcaaatcttcaatttcttcctcttcgccttcctctgcttctgagttttggttgcgtcgctccggtagggcagactccccagatgtcagcaggtcgaggcagaggcagagggggagcatccacttcaggtgctactcagccccgtgtgtatgctttagccggacgacaggatcttgagtcctccccggatgtggttacaggtacattatctatattttcccatgatgtgtatgcatttgtagattcgggttctacactctcttatattactccgtatgttgctggtcgtattggggtgaaacccgagccgattaaaccttttgaggtatctactccggttggtgatctcgtgatagctagacaagtgtataaaaattgtgtacttgtgatatgcaatcgccagtgcaaagctgatttaattgagctggaaatgctagattttgatatgattatgggtatgtattggttggcttcatgttatgccagtgttgattgtcgaatgaaaataTTTCGATTTCAATTtgcgggagagcccgtgcttgaatggaagggtaatacaacatccccaaaaggtaggtttatttcctaccttaaggcaagaaagatgatagccaagggctatatttatcatctagtccgagtacatgacaccgaagcaacgtcgccaactttccaatccgttatggtagtgaatgaatttcccaatgtatttccagatgaacttccaggccttcctccagaaagaaaaattaacttcgctattgatgtgttgccggacaccaagcctatttccattcctccttatcgaatggctccggcagaattgaaagagctaaaggcacagttgaaagatttgcttgagaaggggtttattagacccatttcatcaccgtggggagcaccagtcctattcgtgagaaagaaagatggttcgctacgaatgtgcatcgattataggcagttgaaaaaggtgacgataaagaacaagtatcctctcccgaggattgacgatttgtttgatcagctgcagggtgccaagtggttctctaaagtagacttgaggtcgggttatcatcaagtgagagttagagaagaagatattcccaaaacagctttcagaacgagatatggccactatgagtttcgagtaatgtcgtttgggttgactaatgctccaacagtgttcatgaatttgatgaataatgtgttcaggccactcttggatttattcgtgatagtattcatcgatgatattctggtatactctcgcacagaatcagaatatgaagatcatttacgtatcgttcttggaatcctttgagcccgagaattatatgcaaaattttgaaagtgcgagttttggctgaattcggtaacatttctgggccgtgttatttcagatgatggtattcgagtcgatacttagaaaattgaagctgtgaagacttggccaaggcctacgacacctacagaagttcatagttttctaggattggcagggtactgtagaaggttcgtagaaggattttcgtctatttcggccccattgacgaagctaacccaaaagtcagctatgTTTCAGTgggatgatgcttgtgaacgcaacttccaagagttgaaagacagattaacctcagctccagtcttgacacttccagaatgttgtgtactgtgatgctttcggcgttgggttaggatgcatgttaatgcagcacggtagagttattgcttatgctttgagacagctgcggaaacatgaatagaactatccaactcatgacctcgaattagctgcagttattcatgcattaaaaatgtggagacattacttgtatggggtgcatgtcgatatttatacagatcacaagagccttcaatacattttcaagaagaaggagttaaatctacggcagaggcggtggttagaattgttgaaagactatgatctgaatattttataccaccctggaaaagaaaatgtagtagttgatgcgcttagcggccgatcaatgggcagcttatgtgaagtccctccggaaaagaaagaactgATTcttgagctccaccaactagctaatcttggagtacgtgtgattgattcaggtagtgcagggattagtattaataatcccacagtttcgtccctgaagatggaagtaaaagagcgtcagtatgaagatcctcagttgagccattataaagacgaagttcatgaaaaagagaagtttccatttgaaacttctatggatggaattcttagataccgaggcaggctatgtgtgccgaatgttgcagaattgcaccgacgaattctagaagaagcccattattctcgatattctattcacccaggtgcaacaaagatgtatcatgatctaaaatTGATaaattggtgggatggcatgaagagagacataacaaaatttgtagcccaatgtccaaattgccaacaagtaaagatcgaacatcaaaagccaggaggattattgcaagcaatagaaatccctacttggaaatgggaagtgatcaacatggattttattgcggggttacctcgttcccgaggcaagtatgattccatatgggtgattgtggacagactcacgaaagcaactcattttctt
The sequence above is a segment of the Lycium barbarum isolate Lr01 chromosome 6, ASM1917538v2, whole genome shotgun sequence genome. Coding sequences within it:
- the LOC132644123 gene encoding G-type lectin S-receptor-like serine/threonine-protein kinase LECRK4; this encodes MLDSNGRPNCKRLPGFSFSDPSNEFKGCERDPIQRFNLDNTNLQDLYDMYTLDNIFWLNSSNYEELQFFNPDECQNSCLFDSNCVVAVEKSGTCYKKKLPVSNGRREQVNSKAFVKLLISSIPTGDFPYSTSDRGHRKKDKRPKFVDSSSIPETNLRNFTFQELKVATDSFKLELGRGDFGTVYKGEFSSSNSRTIIAVKKLDWLANDGENEFKTEASSKQEWEKRIRIAYGIARGILYLHEECDTQIIHCDIKPQNILLDDSFEARISHFGLAEILMKDQTRSLTGIRGIQGYVAPEWSRNTGVTAKVDVYSFGIVLLETICCRKYMDTHTTNRVGI